From the Paenibacillus sp. MMS20-IR301 genome, the window AATGGGGCTGCCTCAAGCGGAAAAAAGGTGACAATGTTCTTCACCTTCTGGGGATTGAACGTGATCCGGAAGCCTGAGAAAGTACCTGTAACCAAGTCCTTTACGGGGCGTATGTTCGGTACCATGATGCCCCGCGGCAGCAGCAGGCTGACCCTATCAAAGCTGAATATGCTGGGGCTCGGGACCAAAATGATCCGTGGTGTCATGAAGGGCAAAAATATATCCTCATTAGAGGAATTAATCCAATCGGCCATTCAGCAAGGTGTTGAGGTTGTAGCTTGTTCCATGTCTATGGATGTCATGGGCATTACTGAAGAAGAACTAATAGATGGTGTAAAAATCGGCGGTGTAGGGTACTATCTGGGTCAGGCGGAGCAATCCGGACTTAATCTGTTTATTTAACTATACAATCTATAAGCTTATTGCAGCACAAAAGCCCGTCAGGCATACGCCTGGCGGGTTATTTCTTCACCTGATAAATAGCCTTCGCATCCCTATTAAATATCCAAAAGCCCCCGCTCCAATGCCACAGCTACCGCCTGAGACCTTGACTCCACACCAAGCTTATTATAGACGGCCGTCAAATGCGCTTTTACAGTCCGCTCGGAAATATTCATATCCGAAGCAATAACCTTGCTTTTGTATCCCCGGGCGACAGCCTGCAGAATAAATGTCTCCTTCTCCGATAACGGGGAAGAGGCCTGGGGAGCAGCGGCTGCACTTTGCTCCTGAGACTTCGCTGCAATTACACGTTCCATCAGATCTGCCGACAGCAAGGTTTCTCCGCGTACTGCCGATTCGATATTCCTGAACAGATTCTCACGACTGGTATCTTTTAATAAATAACCTTTAGCCCCGATAGCCAGTCCGCTGATCATTAGCTCATCTTCGTTATAGGTCGTGAGGATAATTACCGGAACCTGAGATCCCTGCTTTTTTAATTCCTGCATTGTTTCCAGACCGCCCATGACAGGCATATTCAAGTCCATCAGAATGACATCAGGCTGCAGCTTCTGAATCATCGGCAGCGCCTCTAGTCCATGTTCAGCCTCACCAATTACTTGAAATTGCTCATTCGTCTCCAGAATCAGCTTCAGGCCTTCCCGGACGACATAATGATCATCTACAATTACAATTTTATATACCGTCATGTAAGTTCTCCTTTAGCTAAAGGCGCTTCGAATATTATTGTGGTCCCTTCGGGTGTACTGCTCATATCTATTTCTCCTCCAATCAGTCTTACCCGTTCCTTCAGGCCCAATAATCCATAATGCCCCGCATCCTTGCCAATATCTTCTGTCCGGAAACCAATCCCGTTATCTCTAATTTCAACAACTAACCTGTCGTTATATGAAGAGACCGATACGCATACTTTATCAGCCTTGGCATGACGGGCAATATTAGTGAGACACTCTTTAACAATGTGCAAGCTGTGCTCCATCTGCAGCCTGGACAATGTCCGGTTGAAACGATAATTTTTGGACACGATAATGCCGGTAGCCTCGTTAAAATGTTCAATTTCATCTGCGATAGCCTCTTTAAAATCTATCTCCGGGGCTGATTTCAAACGCAGATTGTCAATTGCTCTTCTAGCCTCAGCCAGCGTCCGGCGGGCCTGCTGCATCGACTGGCCGATGATTTCATGGGCCCGCTCCATATGATTCTGT encodes:
- a CDS encoding response regulator transcription factor; the encoded protein is MTVYKIVIVDDHYVVREGLKLILETNEQFQVIGEAEHGLEALPMIQKLQPDVILMDLNMPVMGGLETMQELKKQGSQVPVIILTTYNEDELMISGLAIGAKGYLLKDTSRENLFRNIESAVRGETLLSADLMERVIAAKSQEQSAAAAPQASSPLSEKETFILQAVARGYKSKVIASDMNISERTVKAHLTAVYNKLGVESRSQAVAVALERGLLDI